One region of Miscanthus floridulus cultivar M001 chromosome 19, ASM1932011v1, whole genome shotgun sequence genomic DNA includes:
- the LOC136527451 gene encoding uncharacterized protein, translated as MARVHSSRAAVLARRLGAQPQPGVVLSRRHNHTRRRAAAVLEEDAAGPSAPAADASALSRRLEEAIDSAMARAAEPDWAPFRPGTSYFVPPRPAGVAQGILALIGHGGGHIGSSAAPRRGLSTDEARAVVADSRGYPCSTYFIKGHFPYEVESPNMDANQAQEE; from the exons ATGGCGCGCGTGCACTCCTCCCGGGCAGCGGTCCTGGCGCGCCGCCTTGGGGCCCAGCCCCAGCCCGGCGTGGTTCTGAGCCGCCGGCACAACCACACTCGCCGGCGTGCGGCGGCGGTTCTTGAAGAGGACGCCGCGGGGCCCTCTGCACCTGCGGCGGACGCCTCCGCGCTCTCCCGGCGGTTAGAGGAGGCGATCGACAGCGCCATGGCGCGGGCGGCCGAGCCCGACTGGGCGCCCTTCCGGCCCGGGACATCCTACTTCGTGCCGCCCCGGCCCGCCGGCGTGGCCCAGGGGATTCTCGCGCTTATTGGCCACGGTGGTGGGCACATCGGCTCCTCGGCAGCGCCGAGGCGGGGGCTCTCCACCGACGAGGCCCGCGCCGTCGTCGCCGACTCCCGCGGGTACCCATGCTCGACCTACTTCATCAAAG GTCACTTTCCATATGAAGTGGAGAGCCCAAATATGGATGCTAATCAAGCTCAAGAGGAATGA
- the LOC136527452 gene encoding diphthamide biosynthesis protein 3-like, producing MSAYDEVEIEDMEWNAELKAYTYPCPCGDLFQITLDDLRLGEEIARCPSCSLFLTVVYNAEDFADAKEPTQKPSPSPVAVA from the coding sequence ATGTCGGCGTACGACGAGGTGGAGATCGAGGACATGGAGTGGAACGCGGAGCTGAAGGCGTACACGTACCCGTGCCCCTGCGGCGACCTCTTCCAGATCACGCTCGACGACCTCCGCCTCGGGGAGGAGATTGCGCGCTGCCCCTCGTGCTCCCTCTTCCTCACCGTCGTATACAACGCCGAGGACTTCGCCGACGCCAAGGAGCCGACCCAAAAGCCGTCACCGAGCCCAGTCGCCGTCGCCTGA
- the LOC136527367 gene encoding uncharacterized protein yields the protein MTMPGSPARPSFSALRGARWRADLGVIPGSAAVSTDELRRAAANSRRRYANLRRRLLIDPHLSKDEEGAPDLIVENPLSQSPGSTWGQYFRNAELEKMLNQDLSRLYPELGDFFQTSTCQSMLGRILLVWSLRYPEFGYRQGMHELLAPLLYVLHADVQHFRQVRDLHEELLGDDFDGQTFPDRSKLNRSDRKNNVEGRTAKIRSLADLDPDTRDLFLINDAYGAEGELGIILSEKFMEHDAYSMFENLMNGAQGVVAITDFYSLSPAPESSMGLTPVREASSAIYHLLASVDSSLHSHLVELGVEPQYFALRWLRVLFGREFSLDSLLFIWGEIFSSPNHSYCTDICSRADYQFKVLCSPRGALILSMAVSMMLHLRSSLLGSEHATSCLVRLLNFPEDIDLKSLIEKAKLLQSFALEANLPSSPMRGNSLLTTPNYWEETWKILQPSMDQKGGGVFKMKGRGFLRRSLSNTESNVSRSRAANFENNDMTSTRQSTTDELHNADVVPAELINSAPHMLLEKQKHHVGKGTAEAIESNSKNACETGQHDGYCSTSGEIRDPLGAASGYLSRSSSTTLSCGTEYDHDTHHLEEPCGPCDDRVVNEPDPLFVHNGRTDEAATTDRTSGIVDTYPVQQRRLCSVDGKPKIKDDQNSTSDKGGQKETLAICSITNVADKELSRTLRSLGESMVENIQDIEMLFQPNSLSTSVEKLEKAIPRSTEQAKAVAALKELRKISDLLRQI from the exons ATGACAATGCCGGGCTCTCCGGCGAGGCCGAGCTTCTCGGCCCTCCGCGGTGCCCGGTGGCGCGCCGATCTCGGCGTCATCCCCGGCTCCGCCGCCGTATCCACCGACGAGCTCCGCCGCGCCGCTGCCAACTCCCGCCGAAG ATATGCTAATCTACGGCGAAGGCTGCTAATAGATCCCCATCTTTCCAAGGATGAAGAAGGTGCTCCTGACTTGATTGTGGAGAATCCACTCTCGCAGAGCCCAG GGAGCACTTGGGGCCAATATTTCAGGAATGCGGAGCTTGAGAAAATGCTTAACCAAGATCTGTCCCGCCTATACCCTGAATTGGGGGACTTCTTCCAAACAAGCACATGCCAGTCTATGCTTGGACGTATATTGTTAGTATGGAGCCTCAGATACCCAGAGTTTGGTTACAGACAAG GAATGCATGAACTCTTAGCTCCTCTTCTCTATGTACTTCACGCTGATGTGCAGCACTTCAGACAAGTCAGGGACCTTCATGAAGAGCTTTTGGGTGATGATTTTGATGGTCAAACTTTTCCAGATCGTTCAAAGCTGAACAGAAGTGACAGGAAAAACAATGTTGAGGGTAGAACAGCTAAAATTAGAAGTTTGGCTGACCTTGATCCTGATACTAGAGATCTTTTCTTGATCAATGATGCATATGGAGCAGAGGGTGAGCTGGGTATTATTTTATCAGAAAAGTTTATGGAGCATGATGCTTACTCTATGTTTGAGAATTTGATGAACGGTGCACAAGGAGTGGTTGCTATCACTGACTTCTATTCTCTGAGTCCTGCCCCAGAATCAAGCATGGGTTTAACACCTGTAAGAGAGGCATCATCTGCAATATATCACTTGCTTGCTAGTGTTGATTCCTCTCTTCATAGTCACCTTGTGGAGTTAGGAGTTGAACCTCAGTACTTTGCATTAAGATGGCTACGTGTCCTATTTGGTCGTGAATTTTCACTTGACAGTCTTCTGTTTATTTGGGGAGAGATCTTCTCTTCTCCTAACCATTCTTATTGTACCGATATCTGTAGTAGGGCAGATTATCAGTTTAAAGTGTTATGTTCTCCTCGTGGTGCACTGATTTTGTCGATGGCAGTATCAATGATGCTTCATCTCAGATCCTCCTTGTTAGGGAGTGAACATGCGACTTCTTGCCTAGTGAGGTTGTTAAATTTTCCAGAAGATATTGACTTAAAGAGCTTAATTGAGAAAGCCAAGTTACTGCAATCTTTTGCCCTTGAAGCAAATCTTCCTTCATCCCCAATGAGAGGAAATTCTCTCTTGACTACACCCAACTATTGGGAAGAGACATGGAAGATTCTCCAGCCATCAATGGACCAAAAGGGTGGTGGTGTCTTCAAGATGAAGGGAAGGGGCTTCTTGAGAAGAAGCTTGTCTAACACTGAGTCGAATGTTTCCAGAAGCAGGGCTGCTAATTTTGAAAACAACGATATGACTTCAACTAGGCAGTCCACTACTGATGAACTTCACAATGCTGATGTAGTTCCTGCGGAGCTGATAAATAGTGCGCCACACATGCTATTAGAAAAACAAAAGCATCATGTTGGTAAAGGTACTGCAGAGGCTATTGAGAGTAATTCAAAGAATGCATGTGAGACAGGCCAGCATGATGGTTACTGCTCAACTTCAGGTGAAATTAGAGATCCTCTTGGAGCAGCTAGTGGGTATTTATCGAGGAGCAGCAGTACCACTTTGTCATGTGGCACTGAATACGATCATGATACCCATCATCTGGAAGAACCATGTGGTCCCTGTGATGACAGAGTGGTTAATGAACCTGATCCACTCTTTGTGCACAATGGTAGAACTGATGAAGCAGCAACAACAGATCGAACATCTGGAATAGTGGATACTTATCCAGTTCAACAGCGTAGACTGTGTtctgttgatgggaagccgaaaataaaagatgaccaaaattccACTAGTGATAAAGGTGGCCAAAAAGAAACATTGGCAATATGTTCAATAACAAATGTGGCTGATAAAGAGTTGAGCAGAACATTAAGATCTCTTGGTGAATCTATGGTTGAGAACATACAG GATATCGAGATGCTATTTCAACCAAATTCACTATCAACTTCAGTGGAGAAACTTGAGAAAGCAATTCCTAGAAGCACAGAGCAAGCTAAGGCAGTAGCAGCTCTAAAAGAACTCAGGAAGATCAGTGACCTTTTACGTCAAATCTAA